TTGCCCGAAATGTGGGCCAGAACTTCATGCCCGTTGTCGAGCTTGACACGGTACATCGTGGCCGGTAACACCTTGATTACCGTGCCCATCACCTCAATTGCATCATCACTTGGCATACCAGAAGAACCTTACACGCGAGTTTTTACCAAACACGGGCAACAGTTTACGCCACAACGCCTGAAATACGCAAGCGTCAAAAAAATATCGGTTGTATCTCGGCTTGCATTGGGCGGCGGAAAACGATACGATGTCGCCTGTTTTTCACAAAGTGGAACGTTTTATGTTAGTTACGTTGCTCAAAGCCAAGCTGCATCACCTGCGCGTCACTCAAGCCGACCTCGAGTATCAGGGAAGCCTGACCATTGACGAGGATCTGATGGACGCCATCGGGCTGGTCTGCTTCGAGAAAATTTTGATCGCCGTTATGGAGAACGGCAACCGGTTGGAAACCTACGCCATTCCGGGCCCGCGTGGCAGCGGTGTCGCGTGTCTGAACGGCGCGGCGGCCCACCTCGGTTCGATTGGCAATAGACTGATCGTTATGGTTTTTTGTCACATGACGCCCGAGGAGGCCAAGGGCCACCAGCCTCGGGTGGTGCGTCTCGGTCCGGGCAACCGGATTCTGGCACCGGCTTACTGACACATGGACATTCCCTGCACCCGCGCGGAGATGCTGGCCCTCGGCTGGAATGAACCCGACGTGGTGCTGGTGTCGGGGGATGCGCTGATCGACACCCCGCACTCGGGAACAGCCGTGATCGCCCGTGTCTTGATCGACGCCGGTTTCCGGGTGGGGGTGATTGCGCAACCCGACACGCACTCTCCGGAAGATATCCGCCGCCTCGGCGCGCCCCGTCTGTTTTGGGGCGTCACCGCCGGGTGCGTCGATTCTCTCGTCGCCAACACCACGGCCTCGGGGCGCCGGCGCCGGCAGGACGACTTCACTCCGGGCGGGGAGAATACGCGCCGGCCCGACCGGGCCTCTATCATCTATTCCAACCTGATCCGCAGCGCCTTCCGTCCCTGCGCGCCCATCGTGCTCGGAGGCGTCGAGGCGAGCCTGCGCCGGATCACCCATTACGATTTCTGGAGCGATCGCCTGCGCCGTCCGATCCTCTTCGACGCCAAGGCCGATATCCTCGTCTACGGCATGGCGGAGCGGACCATTTCTCTGTTAGCCTCGGCCCTGCGCGACGGTTCGGAGTGGCGGTCGATCTGCGGCATCTGCTACGCGGCGTCCGCGCCCCCTGCCGATGCGGTTCGCCTGCCCGGCTTTGCCGCACTAACCGATCCTGCCGATCCCGA
Above is a window of Lentisphaerota bacterium DNA encoding:
- a CDS encoding aspartate 1-decarboxylase yields the protein MLVTLLKAKLHHLRVTQADLEYQGSLTIDEDLMDAIGLVCFEKILIAVMENGNRLETYAIPGPRGSGVACLNGAAAHLGSIGNRLIVMVFCHMTPEEAKGHQPRVVRLGPGNRILAPAY
- the infA gene encoding translation initiation factor IF-1, which gives rise to MPSDDAIEVMGTVIKVLPATMYRVKLDNGHEVLAHISGKMRKFFIKIAAGDKVTLEISPYDLSKGRIIYRHKT